Below is a window of Candidatus Neomarinimicrobiota bacterium DNA.
CGGCCAGATAACAAGCGATCTGCCGGGCTGCAGAGGGATTATGTAAAGATGCTTTTCCTCCCCTTCCGTATTCTTCAAAAGGATGGACATCTTTTCATTTTCAGCGATTTTTCCCGTAACGGAATCCAGGTATCGATAGCGGACAAATTTACCTCTATCAAGGAGAAGTCTCACTTCCTTATTACCCTTGCTATCCTGCGTGATCACTGAAGATGGATATTCAGACACGGTCTGTTCCTCCTCAATTCCTTATCGTTACATAAATACGTGAAAGGCCCCGGGCACAACCGACACCTCAAAAGGGGTATTTCCTTTAAGCTCCCCGTCGACATTCAAGATATCGTTTTCACGTGAAATAATTGAGTACTTCTTGACCTGATGATATTCCACCAGGGGATCCGAGACATGGGAACCGTCGAACACTTTGAGAAATAACTTTAACAATTTCCAACGGCTGCCGTTTCGAACAATGACAAGGTCGATGAGTCCGTCGTCGAGTTTCGCGTAGGGTGCAAGGCGCATCCCTTTCCCCGTGTGCTGCGTGTTGCAGCCCATGGCAAAGATGAATTCGTCCTCATCTTCCCCACCGTCAATGATAAGTCTCGCCGGGCGGCGAACCAGCTTAAGAAGATGAAGGAGAGTTACAAGCGTATACCGGCTTTCGCCTAGCCACCTAACCTTTTCCGCCGTCACATTTATGTCTGTTGCCATTCCCCATCCAACCACGTTGAAAGCGTAGACAGTGTCGCTTCCCATCCGGATTTCTGCCACATCGATGGGACGAGTTTTCCCTTGCAGAATCTTCCGGGCAGCCTCCACCGGGTCGAGGCAATTCAGGTCATGCATGAAAGAATTCCCCGTACCTGCAGGTATGCAACCGATCGGAATTTGTGCTGCATCCGTGCGGGTTAAGAGTCCGTTGAGAACCTCGTGCAGTGTGCCGTCTCCGCCCACGAGACAAAAGCCGTCCCAGTCCGAGAAATCAATCTGGTTGATCATGTCACCAGCATGCCCGGCGTATTCAGTCTCCCGGATCTCGAGTTTCGCCCCGGAAGATTCAAATACCGGCGTGACCCTTTTTAGAACCTCCAGTGCCTTTTTCTTTCCCCCAAACGGATTGACTGCGAGAATAAAGCGTTTATTTGTCATAGCTTTGATTTTGCGATCAGCGGTCAGCTGTTAGCTCTCAGCATCCAGATCGGGCATAAGGTGTCACGAATCCCGGCGTTCGTTCCATTACGACATAGAAGCAGGCCCCGTGTTTCCATTTCTCCTCCTCCGCAGGAGATCCTACGGGTCAAAGGAGTTCCTACGGAACAATCCTCCGGTTCTCCGTCTCCTCACTTCGACCATCCCCACTGAAGATCAAACAGAGGCAGCAGGTGCCACTGGGTTCCGAACGGATATTCACCGAACACCAGCTTGTATCCCACGGTTACCTGGAACCGGGAACTCTTGTTCCAGATCAACAAACCCTTGTGCTCAAAGGCAAAGGTCCCTTCATCCAATCCCGGCAGCAACAGGGCATCCATGTCAGTGACAAGCTCTGTCCGTTTGGTCACTTTCGTGAGAAAATCAAGACCCAGGTTCATCCCGTATGTGTTGTGGTAAACACCAAGGCGGGGAAAAACGGTTGGCAGGTCGACACTGGTGCGGCTGTCCAGTTCGCCCGACTTAACGGATAACGCCAAACCCGCTTTTACCGTAATGAAAGTAGACGTCCCAAAGAACCGGGTCAACATTATCTCATTCCGCGAGGAAATCATATGCGGGATTTGAGGTATGGTAGGATCGTCGGAGATGATTCCGCCAACATCCATGTCGGCCAACGCCTGTATGCCAAATCCCTTTACTCTGAGCAAGCGCAATAATGGCGTCGGATAGACCAGGCTGTGTCGAGTAGCCACTTTCCAACCGGAAAACGTAGAGTGAGAAATCTTGACCCTGATATTTGGCATTTTGATAAAGAGAATCGGGTGCGTGGACCATTCGACATATTCTGTCTGACCGTAGCGCAACGGTTGGAACAGTCCGATTTCATATCGTCCCCTGGGAAGTGTGTGAGCCGTTCCCGTTGACCACTCTCTCTCAGCGGCAGGAGCAGCAACAGTGGCAGTTAAAAGGAGGAGGGCGAATATCTTTCTGCACGTCATGGTGACAGCACCAGTTTTGCGCTGATGGGTATGTGATCAGATAACCGGGTCGCGCCTTGATGCGTGGAATCTGAGTCTGTCGCCCAGCTCAAATTGGTGAAAAGATAATCGAGCTTCCGTCCGCCTGACGCATGCGGAGGACTGCTTTCAGTGAAGTCATGGATGAAATAAGTGAAATAAGACACATTGTCACCAAAATATTCGTTTAACCGAATCGCCGGCCTGTAACCTCGGTACAAGCCATTCAACCAGGTGGTTTCAAGTCCGTAGTAAGCTCCCTCTTTGTGATCGTCGTCTGAAGAATGGAAAGACTCTCCGTCACATTTATCTTCATCGCAATAGTCGGTTGAATCGGATTCCGGTGGCAATTCATTGAGATCGCCCCCCGCCACAAAGAGGGCTCCTGTATTATCCAGAGCATCCAATTCTTCCTTGAGTGTGTTAATGTGATTTTGTTTCGTATCGTCCGTCGAAAAGGCCGCCGTGTGGACGCCAACCGCATAAAAGTCCTCGTAACTCGGAAGATCAAGTTTCACCTTAAGGATATTCCGGCGGAGATAAAAGTATTGTGTCAGGGAACTCTGATCCCCTCGTAGGGGCAGGGGAACCCTCTCTGTCTCTGTGAAGTTCCACCGGCTTAGAATGGCATTCCCGGCATCCATTCTCCCCAGCCCATCGCTGGGAATGAACTGAACCTGCCAATACGAGGCATAAGCTCCGTAGTTAAGATGGGTGTGGTCCAGTAACCATTGAACCTGATCAACAAAGGCCGTCCTTTTCGATTCCACATCCACTTCCTGGAGAATCAGAATATCCGGCTTTGTGTCGTTAATCTTGTCAGCCACGACTTTCAGGTTACCGATGACTTCCCTCTCCGTAAGAAGTACGCGATCCCCACACCCGTCCCCAAACCATGGAATTCTTCCCGCTCCGTACCGGATGTTCCACGTCATAACCAGGATGGTGTCCACGGCGGTGGGCGGAGGCGCTATTTCAATCGCGGTGTAAGAAATCGCTTCCTCGGCTTCATCCCAACTCGTAGCCAGCGGCCCACAGCCCAAAAAAAGGAGGAGAAGAGAAAGAATACAAACTCTCATTTATAGCCTAAAGGCGGTCTGTCTTAGAATCCCACCAATAAAAACCAGTGCCAGACCTCCCAGACAACAGATCCCCAGGATCCGGCCGAACGAAAGACCCGATAGAGACTGTTTCGACTGGCTCCGGTCCTTTTGAGCGGAATAAACGAGCGTTCCATCGGCGAGCAGGATTCGGGAAATAGTATTGATATGATAGCTGTACTCCGCGTTTCCTCCCCGCAGTCCAAACTTAACCACACTACCGTTATACCTACCCGCACAATCTTACCTGTATCTCCTCTCATCAAAGGGGCTTATTTCAAAGGAAGTGCTAGCTGTGGCGTCGATAATGGAGCCAGAATGGGGAGTAGATGATGAGCACATGCAATAAGCCGGCAATTTCCAGCCCCAGGAGATACCAGGGCCATTCTCCCATGACAAATGGATTATTGGCTATCGGTTTTTCACAGAGGTACATGTAGTTAGCATCGAGCAGCCAGTTAACCACTCCAATAACCACCAGCACGGGTTGCGTCCAGAGTGTAACTCTCCACCAGGATCCTTTTCGAGGCCTCATTCGCAGCACCAGTGTCAGGTAGAGGGCTGAGGCTATGATTCCCCCATGGGCAACGAAATATTCCTGGAATAACAGTGCTTCGCTGCCGCTTGTGAATTCCGGTGTCAGGAGCGAATGAAAGGCTCCCGGAATGCCCCAATAGTAGAGAAACTCATACGCCCACTGATTCCGCCAGATGAGAACGGTTCCGGACAGTAACGCGGACAGTCCACACATGTGTAGAGGCAAGTTGGATCGCACATTCCATTTCCCCAACCACATCACGTACGGATGGTACAGTATCCATCGGGACAGAAGAACGACTGCCAGGATAACCGCAAGGCGATTTCGATATTTGGGCGAGAGCCTTTTCCCGATGAAAATAATGGTGGCGATGAGAACGGCAGTTACGATATTTGCCTGCCACCAGAGAGGGCTGAAAATGGGGATTGTCACATGGGGAGTCATTCGGCGGGAAATATAGAGCCACCCAAAAAGAGAGACTATTAATTAATTTGAGCCCGTGGAGTCTGTGACCTAGTTCAGATACAGCGGATCATACTGTTGCGACTTGATGTATGCAAAGAGGTCTTCGGGCTCCGGTTTTGTCGCCAGGCCACTTTCGTAGGCTTCTTTCATCACGGCGGCGGCAATTCCCGCGGAGACGGCTCTGATCTTCGTCAGAGGGGGGTATATGCACCCCTTTTCCAGATCGCTCTCGGACACGTCTTGAGCCAGCGCTCTGGCGGCGGCCGAAAACATCTCATCCGTTACGTGACGGGCACCGCAGAGGATGGCTCCCAATCCCACACCGGGAAACACATAGACATTGTTTCCCTGTCCCGGCACGTACGTCTTCCCATCCAAGTTAACCGGATCAAACGGGCTTCCGCTGGCATAAATGACTCTCCCTTGTGACCAGGTGTAAGCCTGTTCCGCGGTACATTCCGCCTTTGAAGTTGGATTGGAGAGAGCAAAAATAATGGGCTGCCTATTCATTCTTGCCATGGCTTCCACAACTGTCTGGGTGAACGTCTGCGGTTGGCCCGAAACGCCAATGAGGGTCGTGGGCTTGAGCTCTTCAACCGCTGATAATAGATCGGGCACGAATTCGTGATCGTGAGCGTAGGCCAACTTATGCTCCTGAAGATTGTCTCGGGTGCTGACAACCAGTCCCTTGGAATCGACAAACCAGCACCGCCTTCTGGCCTCCTCTTTGGACAGGCCCTGGTCCATCATGCTCGATACGATAAGGTCTCCGATGCCAATGCCGGCCTCTCCAGCCCCGAAGAAGAGGAGGGTCTGATCGGTCAGTGTCCCCCCCGTAATCCTCAGGGCTGAAAACAGTCCCGCCAGAACGACTCCCGCTGTCCCCTGAATGTCATCGTTGAAAGTAGACACCTCATCACGGTATTTCCTCAGGAGACGAAATGCGTTCAAATTGCTGAAGTCTTCGAACTGGATCAAAGTACCGGGGAAAATCTCCTCAATCCCCGTCACAACTTCATCGATAAGTTCATCGTATTCTTCGCCCCGGAGTCGGTTCTGCAAGAGTCCCATATAGAGGGGGTCCTGAAGGAAATCTTCGTTATTCGTCCCTACGTCGATGGTAATGGGCAGGCACAATGACGGATGAACCCCTGCGCAGGCAGTGTAGAGAGATAACTTGCCCACAGGGATTCCCATGCCGTGGACACCAAGATCACCGAGGCCGAGAATTCGTTCCCCGTCCGTGACCACAATGATTCCCACCTTCCTCTCGGGCCAGTTTCTCAACACATCCGTTACGCGGCCCTTGTCATTTGCCGTGATAAAAAGACCCCTGGGTCGGCGGAAAATGTGGCCATATTCCTCACACGCCTGACCCACTGTGGGGGTATAGATAATGGGCATCATTTCTTCAATATTGTCCGCAACGACACGGTAGAATAGGGTTTCATTTCTGTCTTGAAGGGAAATCATGTGAATGTATTTTTCGATATCGGACGTCTTCCGGCGATAATTCTCCAGGACCCGTTTCTCCTGCTCCTCCATTGAGAATATTCTGGGAGGAAGAAGACCCTTCAGCTTCAGCTTGTCTCGCTCTTCTTCTGTGAAAGCTGTCCCCTTGTTCAGAGCCGGATCGTACAGAACGGAAATGCTTGTCCTTTCTATCTCCTGATTAGAGGTGGACATGGTAGTATCCCCCTAGTATTAGACATTAACAAGAATCGAAGACGGCATAACATTGATCAAACCTGGTAACTCGTCTAGATATAGATAGAAGATTTCCCTTGTCAAGAATTTACGCAACATTTACCCTCTTTGTAAGATTGTAATGAATACGGCAATGTGGGGCCAGAAGAGCTTTGTGAAAGAGCGAGAGTCCTATCTAAATTCGAAACCTTGGGGGATTCATGCTGAAGGGAACGGATATTGCATTTGTGAAATGAGCTGGAGTTTCTAAATTACTGTTCTTGGGAACGGGTTTCTTCCTGATGAGGAGAAGAACATTATGAGCGAAAAGAAAGGGTACAGATACCTCGTGACACTCCGGTGGTACATCGAAATGGATGAGGAACTGGTGTCAGGATCCAAGGAAGCCGATGAAAAGATTCTCGAAATTCTCCGGCACCGCGTCGATGGGTCACGGTCCTGCAACCGGTGTCCCACGAGGAATAATGAGGGCTACGCGATCCTGGCGTATCACGACTTTATGGGCGACAAGCCTGTCTATATGGCTGCAGAAAGAATTGAGGAGTAGAACATGGCCGCCAGAGCAGTGGGAAAAGATGGGTCCGGGGACATTCTCGTCGCCCCCTTGAATAAGTTGGTGAACTGGGCCCGAGCTACATCACCCTGGTATTTTCAATTTGGCCTGGCCTGCTGCGCCATCGAAATGATGGCCACTGCGGCCTCGCGTCACGATCTTGAGCGCATAGGAATGATGCCCCGTTCTTCCCCAAGACAAGCCGACGTTATGATTGTCTCTGGCACGGTAACTCTGAAAATGGCCCTGCGGGTCAAGCGACTTTACGAACAGATGGCGGACCCGAAATATGTGGTCTCTATGGGAAGTTGCGCCACTAGTGGAGGACCGTACTGGCAGTACGGATACCACGTGCTCAAGGGGGTGGACCTTGTCATTCCCGTAGACGTATACGTACCCGGTTGTCCCCCCAGACCGGAAGCATTGATCGAAGGATTGCTGAAACTCCAGGAAAAAATCCTGAGTGAACGTCCCTTTCAGGAGACGATCTCGAAAAACCTCAAGAATCTCTTTTCTCGGAAAAAGAAGGAGACTTCCGCAGAGCTTTTCAGGGAAATCGGCCCACCCCGTGAGACAGAAAAAATATAAGAGAATCACAGACCTCGGGTGGTGGAAGCGCCTCAGCGAGCGAACGGACAAGGAGCTCGAATGGTGGCACCATTACGAAAAGGATATTCGGGGACATGGGCCTGATCTCAAGGAGATTCGAAAGCGACAGCAGCCGCGAAGACGCGACTGACCCTTTCCCAGGAACCCCTGTCTATTATTTCAAAACCCGGCGAATGCATCATTCCTTGTGAAATAGGAAAATCTTGCTGAATTTCGCCGCTTAGCTTTCTGGGGGTACTATAGCCAAAAAACATCCGAATGGCCCTGTCCCTGCGATCGGGATAAGTCCTTACTATTATGCCCTGAATGACTCCTTCTGGATGGGGATCAAAGAGGACTATGTCTATCGAATATGGGATAACGGGGGTGTCCCCTTTATGTTGACGCATCCAAATTCCAACGCTTCAGTGTCAGAAGCCGGCAATTTAATTCATGGACTCATACTCATCGGCGGGCCGGACCTTCCGGTGGAGTATTACGGCGGCTCATCTTATGAATTGAACGGGGAAGAACCCATGCATCCAAACCGGGTTACCTTCGACAGGGAAGTTTTCGAACTGTGCCGGGATCAGCAAAAGCCGGTTCTGGGAATCTGTGCTGGCTTGCAGCATATCAATGTAATCTACGGCGGGACACTTTATGAGGATCTCCATTCACAGCTCTCCAGTTCGGTGAACCACGGGAACTACAAGGGGCCCATCACGCAGCATTCCGTGACCATCGACAGAAACAGTCTCCTCTTCGACATCCTGGGAAAAGATGCGATCGTGGTAAACAGCACCCATCATCAGGGTAAACGAACAAAAGGGAGAGACTTAAAGGCGACCGCCTGGTCAGAGGACGGTCTTGTGGAAGCGGTTGAATCCCGGGATTCGTCCGCCAGATTCGTTGCGGTCCAATGGCACCCGGAAAAGATGGAAAACGACCCTGTTCAGAGAAAACTTTTTCAATGGCTCATTGATGAGGCGCGGGTTCCGGCCGGGGGATGATTCGCCAGTCCCCGGTCAAAATGTCAACGAAAAGCCGCCGCGTCTGGGGTCGCCGGCGCCCTCTTCAGCCATCACCGAATTGGCACCGCCAAAAAAGACGTTCCGGCTTTCCCACCGCTCTACCGTATACCGGTTTTCGAGTTCCATAAGATCTTCCTCGGACATCCCGGGCTCCACATGGAGGACCGTCCCTTCAAGGTGGG
It encodes the following:
- a CDS encoding diacylglycerol kinase family protein, translating into MTNKRFILAVNPFGGKKKALEVLKRVTPVFESSGAKLEIRETEYAGHAGDMINQIDFSDWDGFCLVGGDGTLHEVLNGLLTRTDAAQIPIGCIPAGTGNSFMHDLNCLDPVEAARKILQGKTRPIDVAEIRMGSDTVYAFNVVGWGMATDINVTAEKVRWLGESRYTLVTLLHLLKLVRRPARLIIDGGEDEDEFIFAMGCNTQHTGKGMRLAPYAKLDDGLIDLVIVRNGSRWKLLKLFLKVFDGSHVSDPLVEYHQVKKYSIISRENDILNVDGELKGNTPFEVSVVPGAFHVFM
- a CDS encoding NADH-quinone oxidoreductase subunit B family protein, which codes for MAARAVGKDGSGDILVAPLNKLVNWARATSPWYFQFGLACCAIEMMATAASRHDLERIGMMPRSSPRQADVMIVSGTVTLKMALRVKRLYEQMADPKYVVSMGSCATSGGPYWQYGYHVLKGVDLVIPVDVYVPGCPPRPEALIEGLLKLQEKILSERPFQETISKNLKNLFSRKKKETSAELFREIGPPRETEKI
- a CDS encoding endonuclease/exonuclease/phosphatase family protein, which translates into the protein MRVCILSLLLLFLGCGPLATSWDEAEEAISYTAIEIAPPPTAVDTILVMTWNIRYGAGRIPWFGDGCGDRVLLTEREVIGNLKVVADKINDTKPDILILQEVDVESKRTAFVDQVQWLLDHTHLNYGAYASYWQVQFIPSDGLGRMDAGNAILSRWNFTETERVPLPLRGDQSSLTQYFYLRRNILKVKLDLPSYEDFYAVGVHTAAFSTDDTKQNHINTLKEELDALDNTGALFVAGGDLNELPPESDSTDYCDEDKCDGESFHSSDDDHKEGAYYGLETTWLNGLYRGYRPAIRLNEYFGDNVSYFTYFIHDFTESSPPHASGGRKLDYLFTNLSWATDSDSTHQGATRLSDHIPISAKLVLSP
- a CDS encoding gamma-glutamyl-gamma-aminobutyrate hydrolase family protein (Members of this family of hydrolases with an active site Cys residue belong to MEROPS family C26.), with amino-acid sequence MSPYYYALNDSFWMGIKEDYVYRIWDNGGVPFMLTHPNSNASVSEAGNLIHGLILIGGPDLPVEYYGGSSYELNGEEPMHPNRVTFDREVFELCRDQQKPVLGICAGLQHINVIYGGTLYEDLHSQLSSSVNHGNYKGPITQHSVTIDRNSLLFDILGKDAIVVNSTHHQGKRTKGRDLKATAWSEDGLVEAVESRDSSARFVAVQWHPEKMENDPVQRKLFQWLIDEARVPAGG
- a CDS encoding TIGR02206 family membrane protein; this encodes MTIPIFSPLWWQANIVTAVLIATIIFIGKRLSPKYRNRLAVILAVVLLSRWILYHPYVMWLGKWNVRSNLPLHMCGLSALLSGTVLIWRNQWAYEFLYYWGIPGAFHSLLTPEFTSGSEALLFQEYFVAHGGIIASALYLTLVLRMRPRKGSWWRVTLWTQPVLVVIGVVNWLLDANYMYLCEKPIANNPFVMGEWPWYLLGLEIAGLLHVLIIYSPFWLHYRRHS
- a CDS encoding NAD-dependent malic enzyme is translated as MSTSNQEIERTSISVLYDPALNKGTAFTEEERDKLKLKGLLPPRIFSMEEQEKRVLENYRRKTSDIEKYIHMISLQDRNETLFYRVVADNIEEMMPIIYTPTVGQACEEYGHIFRRPRGLFITANDKGRVTDVLRNWPERKVGIIVVTDGERILGLGDLGVHGMGIPVGKLSLYTACAGVHPSLCLPITIDVGTNNEDFLQDPLYMGLLQNRLRGEEYDELIDEVVTGIEEIFPGTLIQFEDFSNLNAFRLLRKYRDEVSTFNDDIQGTAGVVLAGLFSALRITGGTLTDQTLLFFGAGEAGIGIGDLIVSSMMDQGLSKEEARRRCWFVDSKGLVVSTRDNLQEHKLAYAHDHEFVPDLLSAVEELKPTTLIGVSGQPQTFTQTVVEAMARMNRQPIIFALSNPTSKAECTAEQAYTWSQGRVIYASGSPFDPVNLDGKTYVPGQGNNVYVFPGVGLGAILCGARHVTDEMFSAAARALAQDVSESDLEKGCIYPPLTKIRAVSAGIAAAVMKEAYESGLATKPEPEDLFAYIKSQQYDPLYLN